GATCAACACGGAAATTGAGTTTACTAGCAAAGTAGGTATCAATGGGATTTTAAGAAAAGTGGCGAGTATTATCTTGTTACTGTTCTTTATTCCTTTAGCGCCTTTAATTCCCGGTGGTGCGGGTGTAGGTTTAATCTATGTATTGTATTTAGGTTATCTAATGATGGAACTCAAATCAATTCTAGAAAACTATAAAAAAATGGGAATCGGTACAGAGCTTTTTGAGGACTTTTTGAAAAATATCAAAAAAGATAAATAAATCAGAAGTCACTTCGGTGGCTTCTTTTTTATATAAAAAATTATGAAAGAGGTTTTAAGATGAAGAAATTTAGTAAGTTTTTATTGTCATTGATTGTTGTTACAGGATTGCTGTTGCCGTTACCGGCAGCTGCTTATACAGTTGAACAAGATCCTATTCAGTTTAGTTATCATCCGGGATATGCTTCAAATGAAATTATTGTGTTACATGAAGCTGGCAATCCAAATAATGTCGGATTAAACTCACTGGATAATGAAACAGCCTATATGAAGCGTAATTGGCAAAATGCCTATGTTTCATATTTTGTTGGAAGTGGTGGACGTGTTAAACAGCTGGCACCTAATGGCTACTATCAATATGGAGCTGGGGCAATTGGGAACAGCAAGGCTTTTGCACAAATCGAACTATCTCGCACTAATAACGCTGCCATCTTCAAAAAAGACTATGCAGCATATGTAAACTTGACGCGTGATCTAGCTAAACAAGCAGGATTTACGTTTGACTTGGATGATGCTACACCATACGGAATTAAAACTCACGAGTGGATCACGAATAATTGGTGGGGCGATCATACTGATCCGTATGGTTATTTAGCGCAGTGGGGTATCAGTAAATCTAGGTTGGCACAAGATTTGATGAACGGTCTTCCAGAAGATGGAAGCGAAACGATCGTCAAACCGAATAAACCCAACACACCAAAATATAAAGTAGGTCAAAACATCCGTTTTACTACTATTTATAATAGTCCCGATGATCCAAACGAGAAACATATCAATGCAAATCAAAAGTGGACACAAGTTGGCACAATCACTCGCAAGCTTGATGGTCGTAAAAATTTATATGAGGTTAAAAATACTGGGAAGTTATTAGGTTATGTAAATGATGGAGACATTGCAGAAGTCTTGACACCTAGTCAACCCATTACACCATCTAAACCAGAGCAGCCTCATCTTGTTAAAATGAATGGTACCTTTACTACAAACCAAAGTTTACCTGTTTCTAGAGATACTACGGTAGCAAGTCCAGCGTTAGCTTGGTATGCTCCTTACGAAGCTATTGTTTATGATGGGTATGCACAATCAGCTGGTTATGTATGGATCAGCTATATTGATTACGGTGGAACTCGTCGTTATGTTGCAGTGGGTCCAGATGATGGACGTATTGACACAACATGGGGAAGAGGATTTTTTAATTAAATAAAATAGCCCTCTACGGAGGGCTTGTACATAAGATATTTTTTATTGAATATTTTCAAATACTTCTTTGTATTTGTTGAAGTCTTTTTCGTCTTTTTCTTTAGTTGATTTGCTAGAAATTCTAGGGTAAGCATACATTATCGAAAAAGTTGAATTATTATCACTCATTAAAGGTTGATCTACCGCGTTTTCAGTTAAAAATTTATTAGCAGCATCCACCTCTTCTACAGATGTATAATTTTCAACGTACACTATGAAACTATCTTCAGTATCCTCAACATAAAAACTCATGCCACTGCTGTATACAGGTCTATTTGTTGGATTATCTTCTGGGACTGGTTGCATTTCCGAAGGCCCGTCGGTTTGAGCATTATACATTCCAAGATTATTATCAAGAAAAGTGCTAGCAATTTTTTTGTTTGTCTCAGATTTTAAGTTTACTAACATTTCCTCTCTATCTTGTTTGCTTTCTTCCACTTCTGCACTAGATGAACTTTCCAAATTCTTTACTCTCGATTCCAATTGATCAACTTTACTACTTGAAGAAGTCTCTTTTTTACCATTCCCACAGGCAGCAAGTCCAAATATAGTAATTAACAAAACTCCATAAACTACTTTTTTCATATCGATCCTCCTAAAATAATTTTCTAAACAAGTATATCAAACAAAACGTAAACATTAAACCAATAACTCACTTTTAGTATGTTACAACAATTTGAAAGGAGCAGAAAAGGGGCAAAAATACCGTATGCTTACGGAATTATTGAAAATGGTTTTGTCGCAAACAAGTCATAAAGTCCCATTTTAAGCGGTTTTCAGTCTTATGCAGTAATAAAATAAACAATCAAAACTGATGAACCTTATCATAAATAAGGGAATTTTTATTGTAATAAAGAAGTATCTAAGGGTGATACTAGTATGAACGATAAACTCATTGCTAAAGCAAAAGAGCTATTTTCTACGAGTAAAACATTTCTATTATCTATAAATGATGCCAACGGATTTCCGAATACAATACTTGTGTAAAACCCATTATAAGAGCTGGAGAGCTGGTTTTTACAACTTAAAGTTTTGTGTAGATGGTAGAGAACAGACAGCTCAGAATATTCTTCAGATCAAAATAGCAACAAAACAACTATCTTGATTCTGATTTAGTTCATCTAGTCGTTTTAGCTTAAACATATGAATAAAGTGAATTGGGATTTTGGCTGACACCATTGTTTATTGTAAGTAAAAACAAAGCACTTGAATAAAAAAATCAAACGTATTATCAGTTAAAACAAGATAATACGTTTGATTTTTTTGCGTAACAGGCACTTAGCATCACCTATACACAGCGGACTTTCCATAATAATCAAGGGGAAATGATTTATTTTTACTAAATGACCTATATTGTTTATCTTTATCTTGTTAAACTATACTTATTGAAAAAGAAGGGGTTGATTCTTTTATGAGTCATATAGCTTCAGATATAGGCGCTGCTACAGGTGCGGTATCTGGTATTAAATCCGTATCTGTCAACAAGGGT
This sequence is a window from Enterococcus wangshanyuanii. Protein-coding genes within it:
- a CDS encoding phage holin family protein; translation: MVVFKYLDQFVADADHKAIYVLALICGAMIIDFLSGTLAAKINTEIEFTSKVGINGILRKVASIILLLFFIPLAPLIPGGAGVGLIYVLYLGYLMMELKSILENYKKMGIGTELFEDFLKNIKKDK
- a CDS encoding SH3 domain-containing protein, whose translation is MKKFSKFLLSLIVVTGLLLPLPAAAYTVEQDPIQFSYHPGYASNEIIVLHEAGNPNNVGLNSLDNETAYMKRNWQNAYVSYFVGSGGRVKQLAPNGYYQYGAGAIGNSKAFAQIELSRTNNAAIFKKDYAAYVNLTRDLAKQAGFTFDLDDATPYGIKTHEWITNNWWGDHTDPYGYLAQWGISKSRLAQDLMNGLPEDGSETIVKPNKPNTPKYKVGQNIRFTTIYNSPDDPNEKHINANQKWTQVGTITRKLDGRKNLYEVKNTGKLLGYVNDGDIAEVLTPSQPITPSKPEQPHLVKMNGTFTTNQSLPVSRDTTVASPALAWYAPYEAIVYDGYAQSAGYVWISYIDYGGTRRYVAVGPDDGRIDTTWGRGFFN